A genome region from Vulpes lagopus strain Blue_001 chromosome 7, ASM1834538v1, whole genome shotgun sequence includes the following:
- the PEAK3 gene encoding protein PEAK3 gives MSSPEPPTGTPGPDAPTWPTQPTYSNLGEVRAQLLPSKACRPRAPGPPPTDPQPLPPPLPKKTLCRTRSLPTHRVPSASPAPAPAGQPRRPFLGSHSVDESQAASDKAWPACPTAETHFGSLDTSLGAPWYDLHRPEAMRTMLEARQLEGVRAVRARLRARLLGGHPGPCQPGHGFRLLDHSPCVESGDALYYRMVRVGDEAWHMLAAKVSKPGAEEPHPWGLELQASLAPHFNLQGLCGPVPEGALPDVPWRGPVVLAAEVPELTVTQWLAEAGRRQRPEEFPWVVAVLLLQLTSALEHLEARGAALAELRPENLLLAAPRGCAAAGPPRLLLADFGRVRPRPPGPPGAHALQLGRLLRALLGPAEPCASPLAAGLEALAARLGRSRPSAAQARGALQALLWGPGPELHRQGAPLGPWLQVRRALLVLHLAERASAGEALGLEDWLCCEYLAEATEASVGRALALLWD, from the exons ATGAGCAGCCCCGAGCCACCGACTGGGACCCCCGGGCCTGACGCCCCCACCTGGCCGACTCAGCCCACCTACAGCAACCTCG GTGAGGTCCGCGCCCAGCTGCTGCCCTCCAAGGCCTGCCGCCCCCGGGCACCTGGGCCCCCCCCGACCGAcccgcagcccctgcccccgcccctgcccaagAAGACGCTGTGCAGGACCCGCTCCCTGCCCACGCACAGGGTCCCCAGCGCCAGCCCTGCCCCGGCTCCAGCTGGGCAGCCTCGGAGGCCTTTCCTGGGGTCCCACAGTGTGGATGAGAGCCAGGCAGCCAGTGACAAAGCTTGGCCAGCCTGTCCCACTGCAGAGACGCACTTTGGCTCCCTGGACACCTCGCTGGGCGCCCCCTGGTACGACCTGCACCGGCCCGAGGCCATGCGCACCATGCTGGAGGCGCGGCAGCTGGAGGGGGTCCGCGCGGTGCGGGCTCGGCTCCGGGCCCGGCTGCTGGGGGGCCACCCGGGCCCCTGCCAACCCGGCCACGGCTTCCGGCTCCTGGACCACTCGCCCTGCGTGGAGAGCGGGGACGCCCTCTACTACCGCATGGTGCGGGTGGGCGACGAGGCGTGGCACATGCTGGCCGCCAAG GTGTCCAAGCCCGGAGCGGAGGAGCCCCACCCCTGGGGCCTGGAGCTGCAGGCCTCGCTCGCCCCGCACTTCAACCTGCAGGGCCTGTGCGGCCCGGTGCCCGAGGGCGCGCTGCCCGACGTGCCCTGGAGAGGCCCGGTGGTGCTGGCGGCCGAGGTGCCCGAGCTCACGGTGACGCAATGGCTGGCGGAGGCGGGCAGGCGGCAGCGGCCCGAGGAGTTCCCCTGGGTGGTGGCcgtgctgctgctgcagctgacGTCAGCCCTGGAGCACCTGGAGGCGCGGGGCGCCGCCCTGGCCGAGCTGCGGCCCGAGAACCTGCTGCTGGCGGCGCCCCGGGGCTGTGCGGCCGCCGGGCCCCCGCGCCTGCTGCTGGCCGACTTTGGCCGCGTCCGCCCtcggcccccgggccccccgggcGCCCACGCGCTGCAGCTGGGCCGCCTGCTCCGCGCCCTACTCGGCCCCGCGGAGCCCTGCGCCTCCCCCTTGGCTgcgggcctggaggctctggcgGCGCGGCTGGGCCGCTCCCGGCCCTCGGCCGCCCAGGCGCGGGGTGCGCTGCAGGCGCTGCTCTGGGGGCCCGGGCCCGAGCTGCACCGCCAGGGAGCCCCGCTGGGGCCGTGGCTGCAGGTGCGCCGCGCGCTGCTCGTGCTGCACCTGGCGGAGCGGGCCTCGGCCGGGGAGGCGCTGGGCCTGGAGGACTGGCTGTGCTGTGAGTACCTGGCTGAGGCCACCGAGGCCTCCGTGGGCCGCGCCCTGGCGCTGCTGTGGGACTGA
- the LINGO3 gene encoding leucine-rich repeat and immunoglobulin-like domain-containing nogo receptor-interacting protein 3, with protein sequence MTCWLCVLSLQLLLLPAAPPPAGGCPARCECTAQTRAVACPRRRLTAVPDGIPAETRLLELSRNRIRCLNPGDLAALPLLEELDLSENVIAHVEPGAFANLPRLRVLRLRGNLLKLIPPGVFTRLDNLTLLDLSENKLVILLDYTFQDLRSLRRLEVGDNHLVFISRRAFAGLLALEELTLERCNLTALSGESLGHLRGLGALRLRHLAIAALEDQNFRRLPGLLHLEIDNWPLLEEVAAGSLQGLNLTSLSVTHTNITAVPAAALRHQAHLTCLNLSHNPISTVPRGSFRDLVRLRELHLAGALLAVVEPQAFLGLRQIRLLNLSNNLLSTLEENTFHSVNTLETLRVDGNPLACDCRLLWIVQRRKTLNFDGRLPACASPAEVRGDALRNLPDSVLFEYFVCRKPKIRERRLQRVTAAAGDDVRFQCRAEGEPAPTVAWVTPRHRAVTASSAGRARVLPGGTLEIQGARPQDSGTYTCVASNAGGNDTYFATLTVRPEPAANRTPSEGRNETQAAVRFPLDLTTILVSTAMGCITFLGVVLFCFLLLFVWSRGRGQHKNNFSVEYSFRKVDGPAAAAGQGGARKFTMKMI encoded by the coding sequence ATGACCTGCTGGCTGTGCGTCCTGAgcctgcagctcctgctcctgcccgcggccccgccccccgccggcggCTGCCCGGCCCGCTGCGAGTGCACGGCGCAGACGCGCGCGGTGGCCTGTCCCCGGCGCCGGCTGACCGCCGTGCCCGACGGCATCCCGGCCGAGACGCGCCTGCTGGAGCTCAGCCGCAACCGCATCCGCTGCCTGAACCCCGGCGACCTGGCCGCCCTGCCGCTGCTGGAGGAGCTGGACCTGAGCGAGAACGTGATCGCGCACGTGGAGCCGGGCGCCTTCGCCAACCTGCCGCGCCTGCGCGTCCTGCGGCTGCGCGGGAACCTGCTCAAGCTCATCCCGCCCGGGGTCTTCACGCGCCTGGACAACCTCACGCTGCTGGACCTGAGCGAGAACAAGCTGGTCATCCTCCTGGACTACACCTTCCAGGACCTGCGCAGCCTCCGCCGGCTGGAGGTGGGCGACAACCACCTGGTGTTCATCTCGCGCCGGGCCTTCGCGGGGCTGCTGGCGCTCGAGGAGCTGACCCTGGAGCGCTGCAACCTGACGGCGCTGTCGGGCGAGTCCCTGGGCCACCTGCGCGGCCTGGGCGCGCTGCGGCTGCGCCACCTGGCCATCGCCGCCCTGGAGGACCAGAACTTCCGCAGGCTCCCGGGCCTGCTGCACCTCGAGATCGACAACTGGCCGCTGCTGGAGGAGGTGGCCGCGGGCAGCCTGCAGGGCCTCAACCTGACCTCGCTGTCCGTCACACACACCAACATCACGGCCGTGCCCGCGGCCGCGCTCCGCCACCAGGCCCACCTCACCTGCCTCAACCTGTCGCACAACCCCATCAGCACGGTGCCGCGCGGCTCCTTCCGAGACCTGGTGCGCCTGCGCGAGCTGCACCTGGCGGGCGCCCTGCTGGCGGTGGTGGAGCCGCAGGCCTTCCTGGGGCTGCGGCAGATCCGTCTGCTCAACCTCTCCAACAACCTGCTGTCCACGCTGGAGGAGAACACCTTCCACTCGGTCAACACGCTGGAGACGCTGCGCGTGGACGGGAACCCGCTGGCCTGCGACTGCCGCCTGCTGTGGATCGTGCAGCGCCGCAAGACCCTCAACTTCGACGGGCGGCTGCCGGCCTGCGCCTCCCCGGCCGAGGTCCGCGGCGACGCGCTGCGCAACCTGCCCGACTCGGTGCTCTTCGAGTACTTCGTGTGCCGCAAGCCCAAGATCCGCGAGAGGCGGCTGCAGCGCGTCACGGCGGCCGCGGGCGACGACGTGCGCTTCCAGTGCCGCGCCGAGGGCGAGCCGGCGCCCACCGTGGCCTGGGTGACGCCGCGGCACCGCGCGGTGACCGCCTCCAGCGCGGGGCGCGCGCGGGTGCTGCCCGGGGGCACGCTGGAGATCCAGGGCGCGCGCCCGCAGGACAGCGGCACCTACACGTGCGTGGCCAGCAACGCGGGCGGCAACGACACCTACTTCGCCACGCTGACCGTGCGGCCCGAGCCGGCCGCCAACCGGACCCCGAGCGAGGGCCGCAACGAGACGCAGGCGGCCGTGCGCTTCCCGCTGGACCTCACCACCATCCTGGTGTCCACCGCCATGGGCTGCATCACCTTCCTGGGCGTCGTCCTCTTCTGCTTCCTGCTGCTCTTCGTGTGGAGCCGCGGCCGCGGGCAGCACAAGAACAACTTCTCGGTGGAGTACTCCTTCCGCAAGGTGGacgggcccgccgccgccgccggccagGGGGGCGCCCGCAAGTTCACCATGAAGATGATCTGA